A portion of the Tiliqua scincoides isolate rTilSci1 chromosome 3, rTilSci1.hap2, whole genome shotgun sequence genome contains these proteins:
- the LNP1 gene encoding leukemia NUP98 fusion partner 1, whose protein sequence is MDYEEDDDTSFAKWMSSFWGHNVADENERERRAYRKWQTRSIGERRASLPAKLSSIHMTRLHASTKTPSSGHLKSCKELQKDQDTKCHCHMKACKKSSNGNSSQGTSGPKCHSDSIPEFSESFQRQLHFKNKRSVSLEPEGMKERQEREKLHIPRGRSHKKMEEKKEPKRKQEEGEHSVKLPTGKHS, encoded by the exons ATGGACTATGAAGAGGATGATGATACCTCCTTTGCAAAATGGATGAGTAGTTTCTGGGGACACAATGTGGCAGATGAAAATGAAAGAGAGAGGAGAGCCTACAGGAAATGGCAGACAAGATCAATTGGTGAAAGGAGAGCCTCCCTACCG GCCAAGCTTTCTTCCATCCACATGACAAGGCTTCATGCTTCTACAAAGACCCCCTCATCAGGCCACCTGAAGAGTTGCAAAGAATTGCAAAAAGACCAAGATACAAAATGCCATTGTCATATGAAGGCATGCAAAAAATCCTCAAATGGTAATTCTTCCCAGGGGACAAGTGGACCAAAGTGTCATTCAGACTCCATCCCGGAGTTTTCAGAATCATTTCAGAGGCAACTGCATTTCAAAAACAAGCGTTCAGTTTCTTTG GAACCTGAAGGAATGAAAGAAAGGCAAGAAAGAGAGAAACTGCATATTCCTCGGGGTAGGTCTCATAAGAAGATGGAAGAAAAGAAGGAGCCaaagagaaagcaagaagaaGGAGAACACAGTGTGAAGCTCCCAACCGGAAAACATAGTTAA